A portion of the Juglans microcarpa x Juglans regia isolate MS1-56 chromosome 1D, Jm3101_v1.0, whole genome shotgun sequence genome contains these proteins:
- the LOC121234940 gene encoding protein DA1-related 1-like isoform X1: MDLLAMVLEGSKAELNEQQAIDYAIALSLSEQDRKGKKSIDKQLARAQTKEDEHIAKAQLEDDEQLAKALQESMYMESPPRCETENIFQPYPFNFPSECRICARCNTEIGHGEFLICMGADWHPECFRCHACSRPITDGEVKFSISDNRSYHKLCYKKPRHPRCEVCKNFIPANSEGVIPYREHRFWKNKYCPSHEHDGTPRCCSCERMEPRDTRYLLLDDGRKLCLECLDSAIMDTHECQPLYLEIQEFYEGLNMKVEQQVPMLLVERQALNEAMEGEKNGHHQLSEIRGLCLSEVQTVPTISRRPRIGADYQFIGMRTEPYRLIRRCEVTAILILYGLPRLLTGVILAHEMMHAWLKLKGYRNLSPEVEEGICQVLAYMWLESELYTASGSDVVSSTSSSSSSLYFSSSSFTSSKKGKRSDFEKRCGEFFKHHIELDASPAYGDGFRTGRQAVDKYGLKNTLDHIRLTGSFP, translated from the exons ATGGACTTGCTGGCCATGGTTCTCGAAGGTTCAAAG GCTGAATTGAACGAGCAACAAGCTATTGATTATGCTATTGCACTTTCCCTTTCAGAACAGGACCGGAAAGGGAAAAAATCAATTG aCAAGCAGCTTGCTAGAGCTCAAACCAAGGAAGATGAACATATCGCTAAAGCTCAATTGGAAGATGATGAGCAGCTTGCCAAAGCTCTTCAAGAAAGCATGTACATGGAGTCTCCTCCTCGATGTGAAACTGAAAATATATTTCAGCCTTATCCATTCAACTTTCCATCTGAATGCAG GATCTGTGCTCGCTGCAACACTGAGATTGGCCATGGAGAATTTTTGATCTGCATGGGTGCTGATTGGCATCCAGAATGTTTTCGTTGTCATGCTTGCAGCCGTCCTATTACTGATGGCGAGGTGAAA TTCTCTATATCTGACAATCGCTCTTATCACAAATTGTGCTATAAGAAGCCGCGTCACCCAAGATGTGAAGTTTGCAAGAATTTT ATCCCAGCAAATTCAGAAGGTGTTATTCCGTATAGGGAGCATCGTTTCTGGAAGAACAAGTACTGCCCCTCACATGAACATGATGGTACTCCTCGGTGTTGTAGCTGTGAAAGAATGGAG CCGAGGGACACAAGATATCTGTTGCTGGATGATGGTCGGAAGCTATGTCTAGAGTGTCTAGACTCGGCCATTATGGATACTCATGAATGTCAACCACTTTACCTTGAAATACAGGAATTTTACGAAGGCTTAAATATGAAAGTGGAGCAGCAAGTTCCAATGCTCTTGGTTGAGCGACAAGCACTAAATGAGGCAATGGAGGGAGAAAAGAAT GGTCATCATCAGTTGTCTGAGATCAGAGGACTTTGCTTGTCAGAAGTACAGACTGTCCCTACG ATCTCAAGGAGGCCAAGGATTGGGGCAGATTACCAGTTCATAGGCATGAGAACTGAGCCTTATAGGCTGATCCGAAGATGTGAAGTGACGGCAATTCTCATTTTATATGGCCTTCCTAG GTTATTGACTGGGGTAATCCTGGCACACGagatgatgcatgcatggctgaaGCTTAAAG GTTACCGCAATCTGAGTCCAGAGGTTGAAGAAGGTATCTGTCAGGTCTTAGCTTATATGTGGTTGGAGTCTGAGCTGTATACAGCATCTGGAAGTGATGTTGTATCATCAACATCATCCTCGTCTTCATCACTCTATTTCTCCTCATCCTCTTTTACATCATCAAAAAAGGGTAAACGATCTGACTTTGAGAAGAGATGTGGTGAATTTTTTAAACACCATATTGAGTTAGATGCATCCCCAGCTTATGGAGATGGATTCAGGACAGGTAGGCAGGCGGTCGACAAATACGGCCTGAAGAACACTCTTGACCACATTCGACTGACAGGAAGCTTTCCTTAA
- the LOC121234940 gene encoding protein DA1-related 1-like isoform X3 codes for MDLLAMVLEGSKAELNEQQAIDYAIALSLSEQDRKGKKSIDKQLARAQTKEDEHIAKAQLEDDEQLAKALQESMYMESPPRCETENIFQPYPFNFPSECRICARCNTEIGHGEFLICMGADWHPECFRCHACSRPITDGEVKFSISDNRSYHKLCYKKPRHPRCEVCKNFIPANSEGVIPYREHRFWKNKYCPSHEHDGTPRCCSCERMEEFYEGLNMKVEQQVPMLLVERQALNEAMEGEKNGHHQLSEIRGLCLSEVQTVPTISRRPRIGADYQFIGMRTEPYRLIRRCEVTAILILYGLPRLLTGVILAHEMMHAWLKLKGYRNLSPEVEEGICQVLAYMWLESELYTASGSDVVSSTSSSSSSLYFSSSSFTSSKKGKRSDFEKRCGEFFKHHIELDASPAYGDGFRTGRQAVDKYGLKNTLDHIRLTGSFP; via the exons ATGGACTTGCTGGCCATGGTTCTCGAAGGTTCAAAG GCTGAATTGAACGAGCAACAAGCTATTGATTATGCTATTGCACTTTCCCTTTCAGAACAGGACCGGAAAGGGAAAAAATCAATTG aCAAGCAGCTTGCTAGAGCTCAAACCAAGGAAGATGAACATATCGCTAAAGCTCAATTGGAAGATGATGAGCAGCTTGCCAAAGCTCTTCAAGAAAGCATGTACATGGAGTCTCCTCCTCGATGTGAAACTGAAAATATATTTCAGCCTTATCCATTCAACTTTCCATCTGAATGCAG GATCTGTGCTCGCTGCAACACTGAGATTGGCCATGGAGAATTTTTGATCTGCATGGGTGCTGATTGGCATCCAGAATGTTTTCGTTGTCATGCTTGCAGCCGTCCTATTACTGATGGCGAGGTGAAA TTCTCTATATCTGACAATCGCTCTTATCACAAATTGTGCTATAAGAAGCCGCGTCACCCAAGATGTGAAGTTTGCAAGAATTTT ATCCCAGCAAATTCAGAAGGTGTTATTCCGTATAGGGAGCATCGTTTCTGGAAGAACAAGTACTGCCCCTCACATGAACATGATGGTACTCCTCGGTGTTGTAGCTGTGAAAGAATGGAG GAATTTTACGAAGGCTTAAATATGAAAGTGGAGCAGCAAGTTCCAATGCTCTTGGTTGAGCGACAAGCACTAAATGAGGCAATGGAGGGAGAAAAGAAT GGTCATCATCAGTTGTCTGAGATCAGAGGACTTTGCTTGTCAGAAGTACAGACTGTCCCTACG ATCTCAAGGAGGCCAAGGATTGGGGCAGATTACCAGTTCATAGGCATGAGAACTGAGCCTTATAGGCTGATCCGAAGATGTGAAGTGACGGCAATTCTCATTTTATATGGCCTTCCTAG GTTATTGACTGGGGTAATCCTGGCACACGagatgatgcatgcatggctgaaGCTTAAAG GTTACCGCAATCTGAGTCCAGAGGTTGAAGAAGGTATCTGTCAGGTCTTAGCTTATATGTGGTTGGAGTCTGAGCTGTATACAGCATCTGGAAGTGATGTTGTATCATCAACATCATCCTCGTCTTCATCACTCTATTTCTCCTCATCCTCTTTTACATCATCAAAAAAGGGTAAACGATCTGACTTTGAGAAGAGATGTGGTGAATTTTTTAAACACCATATTGAGTTAGATGCATCCCCAGCTTATGGAGATGGATTCAGGACAGGTAGGCAGGCGGTCGACAAATACGGCCTGAAGAACACTCTTGACCACATTCGACTGACAGGAAGCTTTCCTTAA
- the LOC121234940 gene encoding protein DA1-related 1-like isoform X2: MDLLAMVLEGSKAELNEQQAIDYAIALSLSEQDRKGKKSIDKQLARAQTKEDEHIAKAQLEDDEQLAKALQESMYMESPPRCETENIFQPYPFNFPSECRICARCNTEIGHGEFLICMGADWHPECFRCHACSRPITDGEFSISDNRSYHKLCYKKPRHPRCEVCKNFIPANSEGVIPYREHRFWKNKYCPSHEHDGTPRCCSCERMEPRDTRYLLLDDGRKLCLECLDSAIMDTHECQPLYLEIQEFYEGLNMKVEQQVPMLLVERQALNEAMEGEKNGHHQLSEIRGLCLSEVQTVPTISRRPRIGADYQFIGMRTEPYRLIRRCEVTAILILYGLPRLLTGVILAHEMMHAWLKLKGYRNLSPEVEEGICQVLAYMWLESELYTASGSDVVSSTSSSSSSLYFSSSSFTSSKKGKRSDFEKRCGEFFKHHIELDASPAYGDGFRTGRQAVDKYGLKNTLDHIRLTGSFP; the protein is encoded by the exons ATGGACTTGCTGGCCATGGTTCTCGAAGGTTCAAAG GCTGAATTGAACGAGCAACAAGCTATTGATTATGCTATTGCACTTTCCCTTTCAGAACAGGACCGGAAAGGGAAAAAATCAATTG aCAAGCAGCTTGCTAGAGCTCAAACCAAGGAAGATGAACATATCGCTAAAGCTCAATTGGAAGATGATGAGCAGCTTGCCAAAGCTCTTCAAGAAAGCATGTACATGGAGTCTCCTCCTCGATGTGAAACTGAAAATATATTTCAGCCTTATCCATTCAACTTTCCATCTGAATGCAG GATCTGTGCTCGCTGCAACACTGAGATTGGCCATGGAGAATTTTTGATCTGCATGGGTGCTGATTGGCATCCAGAATGTTTTCGTTGTCATGCTTGCAGCCGTCCTATTACTGATGGCGAG TTCTCTATATCTGACAATCGCTCTTATCACAAATTGTGCTATAAGAAGCCGCGTCACCCAAGATGTGAAGTTTGCAAGAATTTT ATCCCAGCAAATTCAGAAGGTGTTATTCCGTATAGGGAGCATCGTTTCTGGAAGAACAAGTACTGCCCCTCACATGAACATGATGGTACTCCTCGGTGTTGTAGCTGTGAAAGAATGGAG CCGAGGGACACAAGATATCTGTTGCTGGATGATGGTCGGAAGCTATGTCTAGAGTGTCTAGACTCGGCCATTATGGATACTCATGAATGTCAACCACTTTACCTTGAAATACAGGAATTTTACGAAGGCTTAAATATGAAAGTGGAGCAGCAAGTTCCAATGCTCTTGGTTGAGCGACAAGCACTAAATGAGGCAATGGAGGGAGAAAAGAAT GGTCATCATCAGTTGTCTGAGATCAGAGGACTTTGCTTGTCAGAAGTACAGACTGTCCCTACG ATCTCAAGGAGGCCAAGGATTGGGGCAGATTACCAGTTCATAGGCATGAGAACTGAGCCTTATAGGCTGATCCGAAGATGTGAAGTGACGGCAATTCTCATTTTATATGGCCTTCCTAG GTTATTGACTGGGGTAATCCTGGCACACGagatgatgcatgcatggctgaaGCTTAAAG GTTACCGCAATCTGAGTCCAGAGGTTGAAGAAGGTATCTGTCAGGTCTTAGCTTATATGTGGTTGGAGTCTGAGCTGTATACAGCATCTGGAAGTGATGTTGTATCATCAACATCATCCTCGTCTTCATCACTCTATTTCTCCTCATCCTCTTTTACATCATCAAAAAAGGGTAAACGATCTGACTTTGAGAAGAGATGTGGTGAATTTTTTAAACACCATATTGAGTTAGATGCATCCCCAGCTTATGGAGATGGATTCAGGACAGGTAGGCAGGCGGTCGACAAATACGGCCTGAAGAACACTCTTGACCACATTCGACTGACAGGAAGCTTTCCTTAA
- the LOC121255349 gene encoding pentatricopeptide repeat-containing protein At5g66631: MCLHSMAMHFKLLFRGIYRLNGLTQQTRCYARDPFPNKVSHYLFRAKLIDKIRLGLRSSTPSSLAPLLNHRHIDSFVVTHALRSAPSADAALSLVDTLESIPYFSHTQNTVHALATVLAKSHRTAELKSLIDAVNAGRFRNVRVTFMNLMQWYAATGDLDMVLRVWEEYRLSSERVCTESYNIVMRLYAQTGKDDSEAVQVFYRMINEGAIPNSRTYKVMIEHLVNSGKLESAVEIFKILPLMRIRRTSNQYFVLMEGLIGVERFDEVKDLLKEMMVDGILPGRAMRLSLKRMQEAGFVQETDEFLVEMLPDERIRSIGCSDVHSDDDHYDDDDDVDEDVSRGSGGDYVDGVQLKPWLDPRALASALHQWSSSEVSALEDAKLVWTTRLFCKILRNLKSPETAWGFFCWVAYQPGFTHDVYTVQRMLALLARHGHVELVDKLLSKIRREGMRLPFSTMRLIIDLYGISKRADAALKVFRDDRTLCGPISIFNLMLLYSSLLRTLTKCGRNSDAMDVLEEMVLCGICPDIQTYSGLMHHFALNGDIKTVQKLFAMVRQSGVEPDGYMFKVLIQAYCKCERAALAWRVFEDVRNLNLMPDPVTKELLVKSLWKEGKRREAAAVEENCEQTKVLPLTLRGHIWTVSSADFTRVYDIYSTSFKSTAG, from the coding sequence ATGTGTCTTCACTCAATGGCAATGCATTTCAAGCTCCTCTTTCGTGGGATATACCGTCTCAACGGCCTAACCCAGCAAACTCGTTGCTATGCCCGCGACCCATTTCCCAATAAAGTTTCCCACTACCTGTTCCGTGCCAAACTCATTGATAAGATTCGACTAGGCCTCCGCTCCAGCACTCCCAGCTCGCTTGCGCCTCTCCTAAATCATCGCCATATCGATTCATTCGTTGTCACTCATGCGCTCCGGTCTGCGCCTTCTGCAGACGCTGCCCTGTCCCTGGTGGACACCCTTGAGTCAATTCCCTATTTCTCGCATACCCAGAACACCGTCCATGCGCTGGCCACAGTCCTGGCCAAGTCCCACCGGACTGCGGAGCTCAAATCCCTTATTGATGCCGTCAATGCTGGCAGGTTTCGCAACGTCCGTGTCACTTTTATGAACCTTATGCAGTGGTATGCTGCGACTGGAGACCTTGACATGGTACTCCGTGTTTGGGAAGAATATAGGTTGTCAAGCGAGCGTGTATGCACCGAGTCTTATAACATTGTCATGCGCCTTTATGCTCAAACGGGTAAGGACGACTCTGAGGCCGTGCAGGTTTTCTATAGGATGATAAATGAAGGAGCAATTCCAAATTCTAGGACTTACAAGGTAATGATTGAGCACCTTGTGAACTCCGGAAAGTTAGAGTCCGCAGTGGAGATTTTTAAAATACTGCCCTTGATGAGAATTAGACGCActtcaaatcaatattttgttttgatggaAGGACTTATTGGTGTTGAGCGGTTTGATGAGGTCAAGGATTTGCTCAAGGAAATGATGGTTGATGGAATATTGCCGGGAAGAGCCATGCGTTTGTCATTGAAACGTATGCAGGAGGCAGGATTTGTCCAAGAGACAGATGAATTTCTTGTAGAAATGTTGCCGGATGAGAGAATCAGAAGCATAGGATGTAGTGATGTCCATAGTGATGACGATcattatgatgatgatgatgatgtggatGAGGATGTTTCTCGTGGTAGTGGAGGTGACTATGTTGATGGGGTTCAGTTAAAACCGTGGTTAGACCCAAGGGCCTTGGCAAGTGCCTTACATCAATGGAGCTCTAGCGAGGTATCAGCTCTAGAGGATGCGAAACTGGTGTGGACAACTCGGTTGTTTTGCAAGATTCTTAGGAATTTGAAGTCTCCGGAAACAGCTTGGGGTTTTTTCTGTTGGGTTGCTTATCAGCCAGGATTTACACATGATGTTTACACAGTACAAAGGATGCTGGCACTTTTAGCACGCCACGGGCATGTTGAATTGGTTGATAAACTCCTATCCAAAATAAGAAGGGAGGGAATGAGATTGCCCTTCAGCACCATGAGGTTGATCATTGACTTGTATGGCATCTCGAAGAGAGCTGATGCGGCTCTAAAGGTCTTTCGTGATGATAGAACTCTCTGTGGTCccatatcaatttttaatttgatgCTTCTGTATTCATCTCTATTACGAACATTGACCAAGTGCGGGAGGAATTCTGACGCCATGGATGTACTTGAAGAGATGGTTTTGTGTGGGATTTGTCCGGATATTCAGACATATTCTGGATTAATGCATCACTTTGCATTGAATGGGGACATCAAAACAGTGCAGAAACTCTTTGCAATGGTTAGGCAAAGTGGTGTGGAGCCTGATGGTTATATGTTTAAAGTACTGATCCAAGCTTATTGCAAATGTGAGAGAGCTGCTCTTGCATGGAGAGTTTTTGAAGACGTGaggaatttaaatttgatgCCTGATCCTGTCACTAAAGAGCTGCTAGTAAAGAGTCTCTGGAAGGAGGGCAAGCGGAGAGAGGCTGCTGCTGTTGAAGAAAATTGTGAGCAAACAAAAGTTCTTCCACTAACATTGCGCGGTCACATATGGACAGTGAGCTCTGCAGATTTCACAAGGGTTTATGATATTTATTCAACAAGCTTTAAATCCACAGCTGGCTAG
- the LOC121255355 gene encoding lysM domain receptor-like kinase 4: MNSPTLIFVLTILLFSSCSLILAQQPYEGKVTTDCGNNANSALGYSCNGLNTSCQGYLTFRSQPPYNSVSAISALLASDPSQLSQIISVSETATFETNKLVLVPVNCSCSGHYYQANASYVIKTEDTYLLIANNIFQALSTCQALQNQSSHGATSLPAGATINVPLRCACPTKNQIDVNVNYLLTYLVAAGDYVASISERFGSSTEMTLAANELSAQNPTIYYPTTLLVPLQDPPSSSQTIEPPPPPPLASPPPPPSSESSSKTWVYVLVGVLGGSALVLVFGTVIFCVFFRKSKKKSDSVIVSDHFEAHAKPEKKKVEEESEDFLESISSMAQSLKVYSFKELQDATDDFSPSCWIQGSVYRGKFNGDLAAIKKMNGDVSREINLLNKINHSNIICLSGICFNNGHWYLVYEYAANGPLSDWIYNSSSSDRKILSWTQRMQIVLDVATGLNYLHGFTAPPHVHKDIKSSNILLDGDLRAKIANFGLARSAQGQEGQFSLTKHIVGTRGYMAPEYLENGFVSTKLDAYALGVVMLEIVTGKEVAALYEEENMQLSDVLSVVLREEDVNESLRHFMDPSLRGNYPLELAVFVVRLIDSCLNKNPAGRPAMDEIVQSLSRTCNASLTWESTN, translated from the coding sequence ATGAATTCCCCCACTCTCATTTTCGTTCTCACAATCTTGTTATTCTCAAGCTGTTCTTTGATTCTGGCTCAGCAACCTTATGAAGGAAAGGTAACAACGGATTGTGGCAATAACGCAAATTCTGCTCTTGGCTACTCCTGTAATGGCCTAAACACAAGTTGCCAAGGCTACCTCACCTTCAGATCCCAACCCCCATACAACTCTGTTTCTGCCATCTCTGCTCTCTTGGCCTCCGATCCATCCCAGCTCTCTCAGATTATCTCTGTTTCAGAGACTGCAACATTTGAAACGAACAAATTGGTGCTTGTTCCAGTCAACTGCTCCTGTTCAGGTCATTACTACCAAGCAAACGCGAGTTATGTTATAAAGACTGAAGATACTTATCTCTTGATTGCTAATAACATCTTCCAAGCCCTTTCCACCTGTCAAGCTCTTCAGAATCAAAGCAGTCATGGCGCTACTAGTTTACCTGCTGGTGCAACAATCAATGTTCCTCTTAGATGTGCTTGTCCTACTAAGAATCAAATTGATGTGAATGtcaattatttattgacttacCTGGTCGCTGCCGGTGATTATGTTGCATCCATTAGTGAGAGATTTGGCTCCAGCACTGAGATGACTTTGGCGGCTAATGAGCTTTCTGCTCAGAACCCCACAATTTACTACCCCACCACACTTCTGGTTCCTCTGCAAGATCCGCCTTCAAGCTCTCAAACCATAGAACCCCCTCCTCCCCCACCATTGGCATCACCGCCGCCTCCCCCCTCCAGTGAAAGCTCAAGCAAAACATGGGTTTATGTCCTTGTTGGGGTTCTTGGAGGAAGTGCTCTTGTATTGGTCTTTGGCACAGTAATATTCTGCGTATTTTTCCGTAAAAGCAAGAAGAAATCTGATTCTGTCATTGTCTCGGATCACTTTGAGGCACATGCGAAACCAGAAAAGAAGAAGGTGGAGGAAGAATCCGAGGACTTCTTAGAAAGCATATCTAGTATGGCTCAATCCCTCAAAGTGTATAGTTTTAAGGAACTCCAAGATGCAACAGATGATTTCAGTCCTAGTTGCTGGATTCAAGGATCTGTTTATCGTGGCAAGTTTAATGGGGATTTGGCAGCCattaagaaaatgaatggagatgTATCGAGAGAGATAAATTTGTTGAACAAGATCAACCATTCTAATATTATATGCCTCTctggcatctgtttcaacaatggTCATTGGTACCTTGTTTACGAATATGCTGCAAACGGACCGTTGAGTGATTGGATCTATAACAGCAGCAGCAGTGATAGGAAAATTTTGAGCTGGACGCAGAGAATGCAGATTGTATTGGATGTGGCGACTGGACTGAACTATCTTCATGGCTTCACTGCTCCTCCCCATGTCCACAAGGATATAAAGAGCAGCAACATTCTTCTGGACGGTGATTTGAGAGCTAAGATTGCGAACTTTGGTCTGGCAAGGTCAGCTCAAGGTCAGGAAGGCCAATTTTCCTTGACAAAGCACATCGTCGGGACAAGAGGCTACATGGCTCCTGAGTATTTGGAAAATGGTTTTGTCTCCACAAAGCTTGATGCCTATGCATTGGGGGTTGTGATGCTGGAGATAGTGACTGGGAAAGAGGTTGCTGCCCTGTATGAGGAGGAGAATATGCAGTTATCAGATGTCTTGAGTGTGGTGCTTCGTGAGGAGGATGTAAATGAAAGTTTGAGGCACTTCATGGATCCCTCCCTCCGAGGGAATTATCCTTTGGAACTTGCTGTTTTTGTGGTCAGATTGATTGATAGCTGCTTAAACAAAAATCCGGCAGGGCGACCAGCCATGGATGAGATTGTGCAATCTCTCTCAAGAACGTGCAATGCTTCCCTGACCTGGGAATCCACAAATTAA
- the LOC121255362 gene encoding cold-regulated 413 plasma membrane protein 4-like codes for MGNLGNGVAEAFARIGHAAIGESSASPEKSSAARSSFQWGGTFFALFLLLLNRTGQRSSMKTTLLVLYLFTSFPTALFKIIRGQFGCWVAFLAVAANLFDPRTFPAARFLLFVITPDGLVDGLRDDLFSCIFCLIIGVSVVIIELRAVGGGNCQFSCHCFASYLGIVFLFYFTIQYLCWLTK; via the exons ATGGGAAATCTGGGAAATGGAGTTGCTGAAGCGTTCGCAAGAATCGGGCATGCAGCAATTGGTGAATCATCTGCTTCTCCAGAAAAATCAAGCGCAGCTCGATCCAGCTTTCAATGGGGTGGAACCTTCTTTGCCTT GTTTTTGTTGCTCTTGAATCGAACAGGCCAGAGATCATCTATGAAAACTACCCTTCTAGTATTGTATCTTTTTACAAGTTTCCCAACTGCTCTGTTCAAAATTATAAG AGGACAATTTGGTTGTTGGGTTGCCTTTCTAGCTGTTGCAGCAAACCTCTTCGACCCTCGAACTTTTCCTG CTGCTCGTTTCCTCCTCTTTGTAATCACTCCTGATGGATTGGTCGATGGACTGCGGGACGACCTTTTTAGTTGTATCTTTTGTCTCATAATTGGAGTTTCAGTAGTTATAATAGAGTTGAGGGCAGTTGGAGGAGGTAATTGTCAATTTAGCTGCCACTGCTTTGCTTCATATCTTGGTATAGTTTTTCTGTTCTACTTTACAATACAGTATCTGTGCTGGCTAACTAAATAG